A window of the Butyricimonas faecalis genome harbors these coding sequences:
- a CDS encoding ABC transporter permease yields MGAVKVIINKELKVAFNSLLIYIAYTAFLGVTGFVCWFSGKNIFSSGQASLSNLFNVFYWTLFFLIPALTMKSISEERKEGTFELLFSKPIKTGQVIMGKFLAILLQVVICLTLTLPYYITIASLGNVDHAVGFCGYLGLILVSGCYISIGMFASSLTPNTIVAFFITFAIETGFVLLFEFIAELWGSGFMAALFTYLSIGEHFDAIPRGVIDTKDLVYFISVIIIFLALAKHYISKNRF; encoded by the coding sequence ATGGGTGCAGTTAAAGTTATCATAAACAAAGAATTAAAAGTAGCATTTAATTCACTATTAATATACATCGCGTACACAGCTTTCCTTGGTGTAACAGGATTTGTTTGCTGGTTCTCCGGGAAAAACATCTTTTCAAGCGGACAAGCCTCTTTAAGCAACCTATTCAACGTGTTTTACTGGACACTCTTTTTCCTAATCCCGGCACTCACGATGAAAAGTATTTCAGAAGAACGCAAGGAGGGGACCTTCGAACTCTTATTCTCCAAACCGATTAAAACAGGGCAGGTAATCATGGGAAAATTCCTCGCGATACTATTACAAGTAGTTATATGTCTGACATTAACACTTCCCTACTATATCACGATTGCCTCACTGGGCAACGTTGACCATGCCGTTGGTTTTTGCGGTTACCTGGGGCTCATTCTAGTCAGTGGGTGTTACATCAGTATCGGAATGTTCGCTTCATCCCTCACCCCGAACACCATCGTAGCCTTCTTCATCACGTTTGCTATTGAAACAGGATTCGTGCTTTTATTTGAATTCATTGCGGAACTATGGGGTTCCGGATTCATGGCGGCATTATTCACGTATCTCTCCATAGGAGAGCATTTTGATGCTATTCCCCGCGGAGTGATCGACACGAAAGATTTGGTGTACTTTATCAGCGTAATTATTATATTTTTAGCATTAGCAAAACATTATATCAGTAAAAATCGGTTTTAA
- a CDS encoding ATP-binding cassette domain-containing protein, whose amino-acid sequence MDVIVENLTKSFENQKAVDSISFQAKRGEILGFLGPNGAGKTTTMKIMAGLLTPDFGNITFGDYSIGKQTGKIKNIIGYLPERNPLYNEMNVIDFLFFISKLHNIPKYKITSRVLDMIRLCGLDNDKHKQIGELSKGFRQRVGIAQALIHDPEVVILDEPTTGLDPNQIFGIRKIIKEIGEEKTVILSSHILSEIETTCDQVMIMSNGKIVANGTTSELRRKSDAEYCLKVGIKGGETSDIHKALDNLPGVLHIEIIHKQNFELQCKPDIEIEKSIFSLCQDNNWYISELTPVQTRLEDIFRKVTQNG is encoded by the coding sequence ATGGATGTAATTGTGGAAAACCTGACGAAATCTTTCGAGAATCAGAAAGCCGTGGATTCTATTTCTTTTCAAGCAAAAAGAGGCGAAATTCTTGGTTTTCTGGGGCCGAACGGTGCGGGTAAAACAACTACAATGAAGATCATGGCAGGACTACTGACACCGGATTTCGGGAATATCACATTCGGGGACTATTCGATTGGGAAACAAACAGGTAAAATAAAAAATATCATTGGCTATCTCCCGGAACGAAACCCCTTGTATAACGAAATGAACGTGATTGATTTTCTATTTTTCATTTCAAAACTCCACAACATTCCCAAATACAAAATCACATCACGTGTTCTGGATATGATTCGTTTATGCGGGTTAGACAACGATAAGCACAAACAGATTGGCGAATTATCCAAGGGATTCCGTCAACGGGTAGGAATTGCCCAAGCATTAATTCATGATCCGGAAGTAGTCATCCTGGATGAACCGACAACAGGACTCGACCCCAACCAAATTTTCGGAATCCGCAAAATCATCAAAGAAATCGGGGAAGAAAAAACAGTCATTTTAAGTTCCCATATTCTTTCTGAAATCGAAACGACTTGCGATCAAGTGATGATCATGAGCAACGGAAAAATCGTAGCCAACGGTACGACATCTGAACTTCGTCGCAAATCAGATGCTGAATATTGCCTGAAAGTAGGCATCAAGGGCGGAGAAACATCCGACATTCACAAGGCTTTAGACAACCTACCGGGAGTGCTCCACATCGAAATTATTCATAAACAGAATTTTGAACTTCAATGCAAACCCGATATAGAAATTGAAAAATCAATCTTTAGCCTTTGTCAAGACAACAACTGGTACATCAGCGAGTTAACTCCCGTACAAACCAGATTGGAAGATATATTTCGTAAAGTCACACAAAATGGATAA
- a CDS encoding LacI family DNA-binding transcriptional regulator encodes MTQKPITIKDIAEKLNISVSTVSRALKDNHEISAQTRKTVQDLAKQLGYKPNPIAVALKTHKSHSIGVIVPQIVSTFFATVVKTIEEVADGHGYNVLVISSNESFQKEQKSVEVLMANRADGIILALSHETKDYEHIKMIQESGTPIVLFDRTTNELNVSRVVTDGVTAAFQAVQHLVSEGCQKIALLCGPENVGIGGNRMEGYEKAMEANHLPVKPELICHCSDFTVEAGKEATRQLLSRKERPDAIFGITDDLAIGAIEAIKEKGLNIPEDIAIVGFSNTKRSRYMNPTVSSINQFPEKIGRAAAELLFDQILNSKHAQIKKEIINCELIVRESSDRRCRHDRC; translated from the coding sequence ATGACACAAAAACCAATAACCATCAAAGACATTGCCGAGAAATTAAATATATCCGTGTCTACCGTTTCCCGGGCGCTAAAAGACAATCATGAAATTAGTGCACAAACACGCAAAACCGTACAGGATCTGGCAAAACAACTCGGTTACAAACCCAATCCCATCGCCGTAGCCCTAAAAACCCATAAAAGTCATTCGATCGGGGTTATCGTTCCCCAAATTGTGAGTACTTTTTTTGCCACGGTAGTGAAAACGATTGAGGAAGTGGCAGACGGTCACGGTTACAATGTTTTGGTCATATCTTCGAACGAAAGTTTCCAAAAAGAACAAAAAAGCGTAGAGGTACTTATGGCCAACCGGGCGGATGGAATTATCCTTGCCTTATCACACGAGACGAAAGATTACGAGCATATTAAAATGATACAGGAATCCGGAACCCCGATCGTGTTGTTCGATCGTACCACTAATGAACTCAACGTGTCACGGGTTGTAACGGATGGTGTCACTGCAGCATTTCAAGCCGTTCAGCATCTCGTTTCTGAAGGTTGCCAAAAAATAGCTTTATTATGCGGTCCCGAAAACGTTGGCATCGGGGGCAATCGTATGGAGGGCTACGAAAAAGCCATGGAAGCCAACCATCTTCCAGTGAAGCCAGAATTGATCTGCCATTGCTCAGACTTCACAGTAGAAGCAGGAAAAGAAGCAACACGCCAATTGCTCTCCCGGAAAGAAAGACCGGATGCCATATTCGGGATCACGGACGACCTGGCAATCGGGGCAATCGAAGCCATCAAAGAAAAAGGCCTTAATATCCCGGAGGATATCGCTATTGTCGGTTTCTCCAACACGAAACGCTCACGCTACATGAATCCGACAGTAAGTTCCATCAACCAGTTCCCAGAAAAGATCGGACGGGCCGCGGCTGAACTTTTGTTTGATCAAATACTAAACAGCAAGCACGCTCAGATTAAAAAAGAAATCATTAATTGTGAACTGATCGTTAGAGAATCTTCGGACAGACGATGTAGACACGACAGATGCTAA
- a CDS encoding HD family phosphohydrolase, which yields MSNNKTKRHRTIQYVFKISTIIIICGLIVLLLPKVERFKYSYQKGMPWKYETLIAPLDFPLHKSAEELAADIEKIKEEQAPIFNFKATNVEVQINKLSEKINPYRTAHNGEDMDKIIQKLRDIYSKGILLMPEKMDPAKIKNILIVKNNIAFDEKFSNVYTLKQAYETLVKYIESLHLNKSTEEGILSLGLNNYINPNLEYDAGKTGLAIETSIKSITPTQGMINRGDIIISQNDLVTPEKYKILESFRIEHEQNLGSTIDRIRISVAQTVLTLIAIMSFSIFLYVSRKRLFYNNKDFFFLYSMFLLTIALGSISYFQHINILTIPVLFFPIIVNILFGTRPALYLLIGTSLLVSYYAPNNYMYFFMQISAGIVAMFSLLHLQRRSQLFIALGLIFLTYTLVYGAFSLIQEGALTPKHLFAIVFLIINTGLLSLIYPALYLVERLFGYTSEISLLEYSNPNHPALRNLTKKAPGTFQHSLMVANLAEEAIYHIGGSPLLARTGALYHDIGKTYNPIMFVENQTGGLNPHDLLGFDESAQIIIKHVTQGLELANKYKLPEVLKDFIRTHHGKSKVKYFYYSFKNKYPDKEIDESLFTYPGPDPVRKECAVVMMADGVEAASRALEIKDEENLTKLVNSLIDGLLQDGRFSNADLTFKDISTVKRVFTEMLINVYHARIAYPKLQTKA from the coding sequence ATGTCAAACAATAAAACCAAACGACACCGTACGATCCAATACGTGTTCAAAATCAGTACAATAATCATCATCTGTGGCCTCATTGTCTTATTGCTCCCTAAAGTAGAGAGATTTAAATACTCCTACCAAAAAGGGATGCCTTGGAAATACGAGACATTGATCGCACCCTTAGATTTTCCATTGCATAAAAGTGCCGAAGAACTTGCTGCCGATATTGAAAAAATCAAAGAAGAGCAAGCCCCCATTTTTAACTTCAAAGCAACAAATGTTGAAGTTCAAATCAACAAACTTTCGGAAAAAATAAATCCATATCGAACCGCGCACAACGGAGAAGATATGGATAAAATCATTCAAAAACTGCGGGACATTTATTCCAAAGGTATTCTGCTGATGCCGGAAAAAATGGATCCTGCTAAAATAAAAAATATTCTTATCGTCAAGAACAACATTGCCTTCGATGAAAAGTTCTCCAACGTGTACACGCTAAAGCAAGCCTACGAAACGTTGGTTAAATACATCGAGAGCCTTCACCTGAACAAATCCACCGAGGAAGGAATACTTAGTTTGGGCTTGAACAACTACATCAACCCGAACTTGGAATACGATGCCGGAAAAACGGGACTTGCCATTGAAACCAGTATAAAAAGTATCACGCCAACCCAAGGAATGATCAACCGGGGAGATATTATCATATCCCAAAACGATCTGGTAACACCCGAAAAATATAAAATTCTGGAATCTTTCCGGATAGAACATGAGCAAAACTTGGGCTCAACCATTGACCGAATCCGGATCTCGGTTGCCCAAACCGTGTTGACCTTGATTGCTATCATGAGTTTTTCAATTTTCCTGTATGTTTCCCGAAAACGACTATTTTATAACAACAAGGACTTTTTCTTCCTGTATAGCATGTTCTTACTAACCATTGCCCTGGGAAGCATCAGTTACTTTCAACACATCAATATCCTCACGATTCCCGTTTTGTTCTTCCCGATCATCGTGAACATACTGTTTGGGACAAGACCGGCCCTTTATCTATTGATAGGTACAAGCTTGCTGGTTTCCTACTACGCTCCCAACAATTACATGTACTTCTTCATGCAAATATCGGCAGGAATCGTTGCCATGTTCAGCCTCTTGCACCTGCAACGTCGCTCTCAATTATTTATTGCACTAGGTCTAATATTCCTAACTTACACGTTAGTATATGGGGCATTCTCGCTCATTCAAGAGGGGGCGCTCACGCCAAAACATCTATTCGCTATCGTGTTCCTCATTATAAATACTGGTCTGTTAAGTTTAATTTATCCGGCCCTTTACCTAGTAGAACGCCTCTTCGGGTACACCTCTGAAATCAGTTTACTGGAATACTCCAACCCGAATCACCCGGCCTTGCGCAACCTGACCAAAAAAGCCCCGGGGACATTCCAGCACTCCCTCATGGTTGCCAACCTGGCGGAAGAAGCAATTTACCACATCGGGGGAAGCCCTCTTTTAGCCCGTACGGGAGCATTGTACCACGACATCGGGAAAACATACAACCCGATCATGTTCGTGGAGAATCAAACAGGTGGTTTGAATCCACACGACCTTCTGGGTTTTGACGAAAGCGCCCAAATTATTATCAAACACGTGACACAAGGCCTGGAACTTGCCAATAAATACAAATTACCGGAAGTGCTCAAGGATTTTATCCGCACGCACCACGGTAAAAGCAAAGTAAAATATTTCTACTATTCTTTCAAAAACAAATACCCGGACAAGGAAATAGACGAATCTTTATTCACCTACCCCGGTCCGGACCCCGTGAGAAAAGAGTGTGCCGTAGTCATGATGGCCGATGGCGTGGAAGCTGCCTCACGAGCACTGGAAATCAAGGATGAAGAAAACCTGACCAAACTGGTAAATAGCCTGATTGACGGCCTTCTTCAAGATGGACGTTTCTCTAACGCAGACTTGACATTCAAGGACATTTCCACGGTGAAACGAGTATTTACAGAAATGCTTATCAACGTGTACCATGCCCGTATCGCGTACCCGAAATTACAAACCAAAGCATAA
- the fabD gene encoding ACP S-malonyltransferase encodes MKKAFVFPGQGAQFVGMGKSLYENSPAAKELFEKANEILGFRITDLMFEGTDEDLKQTKVTQPAIFLHSVILAKSLNEKPDMVAGHSLGEFSALVANGALSFEDGLRLVHARALAMQKACEANPSTMAAILGLPDATVENILAEIDDIVVPANYNCPGQIVISGTMQGIATACEKLKAAGAKRALPLKVGGAFHSPLMEPARKELADAIMHTHFSQPSCPVYQNVNAQPVSDPEVIKKNLIDQLTASVRWTQTVQNMLADGASSFLEIGPGNVLQGLIKKVSTEVETAGIQ; translated from the coding sequence ATGAAAAAAGCATTTGTTTTCCCGGGCCAAGGAGCCCAATTCGTAGGCATGGGTAAGAGCTTATACGAAAACTCACCTGCAGCAAAAGAGTTATTTGAAAAGGCAAACGAAATCCTGGGATTCCGCATCACGGACCTGATGTTCGAGGGGACTGACGAAGATTTAAAGCAAACCAAAGTAACACAACCGGCCATATTCCTTCACTCGGTGATTCTTGCAAAATCGTTGAACGAGAAACCGGATATGGTGGCGGGACACTCTCTGGGAGAATTTTCCGCGCTTGTAGCCAACGGGGCTCTTTCTTTTGAAGATGGCTTGCGTCTTGTTCACGCCAGAGCACTTGCCATGCAAAAAGCATGTGAGGCAAACCCATCCACGATGGCTGCCATCCTCGGGTTACCGGATGCGACCGTAGAAAATATTTTAGCTGAAATTGACGATATTGTCGTTCCGGCAAACTACAACTGCCCGGGCCAAATTGTTATTTCCGGAACAATGCAAGGAATTGCCACCGCTTGCGAAAAACTAAAAGCAGCCGGGGCCAAACGGGCTCTCCCGTTAAAAGTCGGGGGTGCATTCCACTCTCCGCTGATGGAACCCGCCCGGAAAGAACTGGCCGATGCCATCATGCACACCCACTTCTCACAACCCTCGTGCCCGGTTTACCAGAACGTGAACGCACAACCGGTATCTGACCCGGAGGTGATCAAAAAGAATTTGATTGACCAGTTAACAGCATCTGTACGTTGGACTCAAACCGTACAAAACATGTTGGCAGACGGAGCTTCGTCTTTCTTGGAAATCGGTCCCGGAAACGTGCTTCAAGGATTGATCAAAAAAGTAAGTACCGAAGTTGAAACTGCAGGAATACAATAA
- the folE gene encoding GTP cyclohydrolase I FolE — MKYTELDDNEEFYRKVEYYNKARIEKLSYHYKEILTLLGEDPEREGLVKTPYRVAKAMQFMTKGYTENPEEILRSALFKEDYRQMVIVKDIEIYSLCEHHMLPFIGHAHVAYIPNGYITGLSKIARVVEAFSRRLQVQERLTNDIKNCIQNTLNPLGVAVVIEAQHMCMMMRGVQKQNSVTTTSDFSGAFEKLATREEFIRLISNKFH; from the coding sequence ATGAAATACACAGAATTGGATGACAATGAAGAATTCTACCGCAAAGTAGAATATTACAACAAGGCAAGAATCGAAAAACTAAGCTATCATTATAAAGAAATTCTCACATTATTGGGAGAAGATCCCGAAAGAGAAGGATTAGTGAAAACCCCGTATCGTGTTGCCAAAGCCATGCAATTTATGACAAAAGGTTACACGGAAAACCCGGAAGAAATACTTCGCTCCGCCCTGTTTAAAGAAGATTATCGCCAAATGGTAATCGTCAAGGATATTGAAATCTATTCTCTATGTGAACACCACATGCTCCCGTTCATCGGACATGCTCACGTGGCCTACATTCCGAACGGGTATATCACCGGGTTGAGTAAAATAGCCCGGGTGGTTGAAGCTTTTTCCAGAAGGCTTCAAGTACAGGAGAGGTTGACAAATGATATAAAAAATTGTATACAGAATACACTCAATCCCCTCGGTGTTGCCGTGGTCATTGAGGCCCAGCACATGTGCATGATGATGCGGGGCGTGCAAAAACAAAATTCGGTAACGACGACTTCCGATTTCAGCGGGGCTTTCGAAAAACTTGCCACGCGGGAAGAGTTCATCCGACTAATTAGTAACAAATTTCATTAA